Proteins encoded in a region of the Corynebacterium genitalium ATCC 33030 genome:
- a CDS encoding exonuclease domain-containing protein: MSPHPGFAVIDVVTTGFGGSDRIVEVGVVLLDQQLREQGTWETLVQPNRDIATCHVHKLTATHLKNAPTWEEVAPELAQVIRGRIGVAHNASFEKRFLSKEFCRVGIATNVGEAHWVDTKDLATAQLGCGSLADALEAAGLTNSEPHAALPNAAATAELLRTLSGTLIGVPLLFTGAMTPTNAALVTRKDLTATPPVETAETTKLNGLNGTAKPDETAEHTEHTEHTETAESNELGDEENWLARLIQSLPAGGDTDTDQYSELLRVCLGDRHLTPAEFYGLARFAHDTGLTEEDVAKIHEEFIRQIASKAWVDGVITEREKTELCTLAEQLAVDPALVHELIATPQMDNDHDEEWVELIPHDRIAFTGSMDVSREEWRTRALSHGLTVGGVGQNTALLVAANPDTMSRKARRARELNIPIVSELHFSRLLASMETEQPQDQPASPADAPDEPLASADPGPDDATESETEAEIGKELDILAGWLTLTGTELPRGVRGLAPGVEKRMAGDAIAGLFARCVEELAAACADDPMKMTMISMHYMGDTTLEELGELYNISQKRIQQLDAEIRHDVVGTTALSTDVAHHLAARFLPLSATASVNAQLPALAMDAEPFTGTYEHYFRMWGLWDTDETWIAAPGFANAVDAALAELVDEHNAALISAAAESLGTDRDLLAEWMSQRNGLVVLSDDAHVLIASSHQDFAAGVLSLNGEPMSTAEIAQATPMDINERFITNAVNVDERIIRVASDLYGLREWGLEAYAGGADSVLHDHSDATGDSDTSRGETTEVDPQDDPDLYWRDDAWCMLLTVNHDHLGGSGFSLPLGVASIYGVPAGGEVAVPSRLGDQFVGVNAAEQSDTSTIRRFLLEAEVSVGDRVWLRFAPEEFAVFPAPARAFPADDAVVDLAHLLDSMGLDPALAGNSESALAAINEALHLEPTTPRRRTVAVFRHRGQDEYGDLIQGL, translated from the coding sequence ATGAGCCCGCACCCCGGCTTCGCTGTCATCGACGTTGTGACAACCGGTTTTGGTGGTTCTGATCGCATCGTCGAAGTCGGTGTCGTGCTGCTGGACCAGCAGCTGCGGGAGCAGGGAACGTGGGAGACATTGGTGCAGCCGAACCGGGACATTGCCACCTGCCACGTGCACAAGCTCACCGCAACGCATTTGAAGAACGCGCCGACGTGGGAAGAAGTCGCGCCCGAACTTGCTCAAGTGATCAGGGGAAGGATCGGGGTGGCGCACAACGCGTCGTTTGAGAAGCGGTTCCTTTCGAAGGAGTTTTGTCGCGTGGGCATTGCCACGAACGTCGGTGAGGCCCACTGGGTAGATACGAAGGACTTGGCCACGGCGCAGCTGGGCTGCGGTAGCCTCGCCGACGCACTCGAGGCAGCAGGTCTGACCAATAGCGAGCCACACGCCGCACTACCTAACGCGGCAGCGACAGCGGAACTCTTGCGCACGCTCTCCGGCACACTCATTGGCGTTCCCCTGCTTTTCACCGGTGCCATGACCCCCACCAACGCCGCTCTGGTGACCCGGAAAGATCTCACTGCGACGCCCCCTGTGGAGACCGCTGAAACCACCAAGCTCAACGGGCTCAACGGGACCGCCAAGCCCGATGAAACGGCCGAGCACACCGAGCACACCGAGCACACCGAGACGGCCGAATCCAATGAGCTAGGCGATGAGGAGAACTGGCTCGCGCGTCTCATCCAATCGCTTCCCGCAGGCGGCGACACGGACACGGACCAGTACAGCGAGCTGTTGCGGGTCTGCCTCGGCGACCGGCACCTCACCCCGGCGGAGTTCTACGGCCTGGCCCGTTTCGCCCACGACACAGGACTCACCGAGGAGGATGTCGCGAAGATCCACGAGGAGTTCATCCGCCAGATCGCCAGCAAAGCCTGGGTCGACGGTGTCATCACCGAACGCGAGAAAACCGAACTGTGCACGCTGGCCGAACAACTCGCCGTTGACCCGGCCTTGGTCCATGAGCTCATCGCCACGCCTCAGATGGACAACGATCACGATGAGGAATGGGTCGAGCTGATCCCACACGACCGCATCGCATTCACCGGTTCCATGGACGTGTCGCGCGAAGAGTGGAGAACCCGGGCACTCAGCCACGGCCTAACGGTCGGCGGGGTAGGACAGAATACTGCGCTCCTCGTTGCTGCGAACCCGGACACCATGAGCCGCAAGGCCCGCCGTGCCCGCGAACTAAACATCCCGATTGTCAGCGAGCTGCACTTTTCCCGGTTGCTGGCCAGCATGGAGACAGAACAACCGCAGGATCAGCCGGCATCACCCGCAGACGCACCCGACGAGCCGCTGGCGTCCGCCGACCCCGGCCCCGATGACGCCACAGAGTCGGAGACGGAGGCTGAAATCGGAAAGGAACTGGATATTCTCGCTGGCTGGCTCACGCTGACGGGGACGGAGTTGCCGCGTGGGGTAAGGGGGTTGGCACCGGGCGTCGAAAAGCGCATGGCGGGAGACGCGATTGCGGGACTGTTCGCGCGGTGCGTCGAAGAACTAGCCGCAGCGTGCGCGGACGATCCGATGAAGATGACCATGATATCCATGCACTACATGGGTGACACGACACTGGAAGAGCTGGGCGAACTCTACAACATCTCGCAAAAGCGCATCCAGCAGCTCGACGCGGAGATCAGACACGACGTCGTGGGGACCACCGCCCTATCAACTGACGTTGCACACCATCTCGCGGCGAGGTTCCTGCCGCTGTCAGCAACCGCCTCGGTGAACGCGCAGCTTCCAGCTCTGGCAATGGATGCAGAGCCGTTCACTGGCACGTACGAGCACTACTTCCGCATGTGGGGCTTGTGGGACACCGACGAAACGTGGATCGCCGCGCCGGGTTTCGCAAACGCTGTCGACGCGGCGCTGGCAGAGCTTGTCGACGAGCATAACGCGGCGCTTATCAGCGCAGCCGCCGAGTCTTTAGGGACCGACCGCGATCTTCTCGCGGAATGGATGTCGCAGCGCAACGGGCTGGTCGTGCTTTCCGACGACGCGCACGTCCTCATCGCGTCCAGCCACCAAGACTTCGCCGCGGGCGTGCTGTCGCTCAATGGAGAGCCGATGAGCACCGCGGAGATCGCCCAGGCAACGCCGATGGACATCAATGAGCGCTTTATCACCAACGCCGTGAACGTCGATGAGCGCATTATTCGTGTGGCATCTGACCTCTACGGGCTACGCGAGTGGGGTCTGGAGGCCTATGCCGGTGGGGCGGATTCCGTGCTCCACGACCACTCCGATGCCACCGGCGATTCTGATACCAGCCGGGGTGAGACGACCGAGGTTGACCCGCAGGATGACCCGGACCTCTACTGGCGCGACGATGCGTGGTGCATGCTGCTCACTGTCAACCACGATCACTTGGGAGGATCCGGCTTCAGCCTGCCGCTCGGTGTGGCCAGTATCTACGGTGTACCGGCGGGCGGTGAAGTCGCTGTGCCGAGCCGCCTGGGTGACCAGTTCGTGGGCGTGAACGCAGCGGAGCAGTCCGACACATCCACGATCCGCCGCTTCCTTCTCGAGGCCGAGGTATCCGTGGGCGACCGGGTGTGGCTCCGCTTCGCTCCGGAGGAATTCGCGGTTTTCCCCGCTCCCGCTCGTGCATTTCCCGCAGATGACGCAGTGGTAGACCTGGCTCACCTACTGGACTCGATGGGCCTCGATCCGGCTCTCGCCGGCAACTCTGAATCAGCGCTTGCCGCCATCAATGAAGCTCTTCACCTTGAACCAACTACCCCGCGTCGCCGCACCGTCGCCGTGTTCCGTCACCGCGGCCAGGACGAATACGGCGACCTGATCCAAGGGCTGTGA
- a CDS encoding dynamin family protein — translation MTQPDQSTAAPAAQQEDVHAKAKGYIDRVCEGILDKRGRAKVSVRVKQAASAELQTNTVILAGEVNRGKSSLANALVGWQGVSPSSTDFTTVIPIAIGPETEEIPAGSAALISAEGTEIHPLTELPSRVDRALQSFDGFVPTRAHIAVDGSKMGDTIVIDTPGIGGIGSADSAVQADTENFASVVVVVADASSPLTKPEMDFLKHAHEVSASVVVAVTKTDKNMTRWRDIVAEDEKLIAAHVGENIPVIGVSSLLPFAELGTDDDNVDAFAGLARLRKEIADRFASAESLPVANALRIMNRALEDIEAEMETEQRDLEQAEDVLPELEEQKASFEELRQQAKVWERHLNRDLQLMRQSAADKLDEDLMEIRTKWTDFIDKHGIQVLRKDPQHFTRLMEEDFQRAVVVSVSQFGNDVEAYLHKIFGNSTVPDEIIAEIREQLHIGEIRTAEVNRNMRDTFDPMMLMMGFSGGSTIGGLLGAALVPGVGIIAGAAWFGVTFGFRAIKSGKSQLKSWLNESRNSAVKHTNNILTQFTLVAQPLISARYTAQLEAQLGDLKQRIARAQKTINQRQETRNRRLEVIKKNRSRVRKAHGDAETMIDQLTARKAG, via the coding sequence GTGACCCAGCCGGATCAATCCACCGCAGCGCCTGCAGCCCAGCAGGAGGACGTGCACGCCAAGGCCAAGGGCTACATTGACCGTGTCTGCGAGGGGATCTTGGACAAGCGCGGACGGGCGAAGGTGTCGGTGCGGGTCAAGCAAGCGGCGTCGGCGGAGCTGCAAACGAATACGGTGATTCTCGCCGGCGAGGTCAACCGCGGCAAGAGTTCGTTGGCGAACGCGCTTGTGGGGTGGCAGGGAGTCTCACCGTCGAGCACGGACTTTACGACGGTCATTCCCATCGCCATCGGACCTGAAACCGAGGAAATCCCCGCCGGTAGTGCGGCCTTGATCTCGGCCGAGGGAACGGAGATTCATCCGCTGACCGAATTGCCCAGCCGCGTGGACCGCGCGTTGCAGTCCTTCGACGGATTCGTACCCACCCGTGCGCACATTGCTGTCGACGGTTCCAAGATGGGCGACACCATTGTCATTGACACTCCCGGCATCGGCGGCATCGGCTCTGCGGACTCAGCTGTGCAGGCGGACACGGAGAACTTCGCCAGTGTGGTCGTTGTGGTGGCAGATGCTTCTAGCCCGTTGACCAAGCCGGAGATGGACTTTCTCAAGCACGCCCACGAGGTCTCCGCGTCCGTGGTCGTGGCGGTGACCAAGACGGATAAGAACATGACGCGGTGGCGCGACATCGTCGCCGAGGACGAGAAGCTCATTGCCGCCCACGTCGGCGAGAACATTCCCGTCATCGGTGTGTCCTCGCTACTGCCGTTCGCAGAACTGGGCACTGACGACGACAATGTCGATGCCTTCGCCGGCTTGGCACGGCTGCGCAAGGAGATCGCGGACCGCTTCGCAAGCGCGGAGTCGCTGCCGGTGGCCAACGCGCTGCGGATCATGAACCGTGCGCTGGAAGACATCGAAGCGGAAATGGAGACGGAGCAGCGCGATCTCGAGCAGGCCGAGGATGTTCTGCCTGAACTGGAGGAGCAGAAGGCCAGCTTCGAAGAGCTGCGCCAGCAGGCCAAAGTGTGGGAACGCCACTTGAACCGCGACCTCCAGCTCATGCGCCAGTCTGCCGCGGACAAGTTGGATGAGGATCTCATGGAGATCCGCACGAAGTGGACGGATTTCATCGACAAGCACGGCATCCAGGTCCTGCGCAAGGATCCGCAGCACTTCACCCGTTTGATGGAAGAGGATTTCCAGCGTGCGGTGGTGGTGTCGGTCAGCCAGTTCGGTAATGATGTGGAGGCCTATCTGCACAAGATCTTCGGCAACTCCACCGTCCCAGACGAGATCATCGCGGAGATCCGCGAGCAGCTGCACATCGGGGAAATCCGTACGGCTGAAGTGAACCGCAACATGCGCGACACGTTCGACCCGATGATGCTCATGATGGGTTTCTCCGGCGGTTCCACCATTGGTGGTCTGCTCGGTGCGGCCCTGGTGCCCGGCGTGGGCATCATTGCGGGTGCCGCGTGGTTCGGCGTGACCTTCGGGTTCCGTGCCATCAAGTCGGGTAAATCCCAGCTGAAGAGTTGGCTCAATGAGTCCCGCAATTCGGCGGTGAAGCACACCAACAACATCTTGACGCAGTTCACACTGGTGGCTCAACCGCTGATCTCCGCCCGTTACACAGCCCAGTTGGAAGCGCAACTGGGTGACTTGAAGCAGCGCATCGCGCGTGCTCAAAAGACCATTAATCAGCGGCAGGAGACACGGAATCGGCGCCTGGAAGTGATCAAGAAGAACCGGTCGCGCGTGCGCAAGGCTCACGGTGATGCAGAGACCATGATCGATCAGCTCACGGCACGGAAAGCGGGGTAG
- a CDS encoding dynamin family protein — protein MSILELIANELHRLASLSPEMAHACGPLIARVQTPPRIVIVGRIKAGKSTLLNALVGAPVAETRALEATNVVTVFQNGMPDRAVAYLRSGEQVPIPIQRGRVSQLPVPAAEIAFIDRWLPSQAVSRYTLIDTPGTATLTAENEATTRAALIDGYEQTRSASVDADAAVFLFDSAPRRDEVEFIQQLGFTPLNTLGVLSRADSFGEGALGDEDPIMKAHEHAARLSQQLGGFVSRVMPVSALLAQTVATGVVSESLTREIAAVTSQSRLELVSALYSKGNKGSGGPRNIDASFSAHSLQAAPDPNRHAAHRIENVVDLIGEYGLFRGHEEAVKGGAAFNDWLIRASGIGAIREALERDLSWYAYLHRAGEILTDLEGLVYRHPAFTEPIRHTLHTLRNHPVAIPAKLLITLKSLLAAHASEEFIHEAARLAHAGPPPTRLDLPPNANPWTVLDRIRERRSQMQMLSFGLLDPSEEEAMVVFNQAYDQMERDTQALT, from the coding sequence ATGTCCATTCTCGAATTGATTGCGAATGAGCTGCACCGCTTGGCGTCGCTGTCGCCGGAGATGGCCCACGCCTGCGGCCCGCTCATCGCGCGCGTGCAGACGCCGCCGCGCATCGTCATTGTCGGCCGCATCAAGGCCGGCAAGTCGACGCTGCTCAACGCGCTCGTCGGCGCGCCTGTCGCGGAGACCCGCGCGCTGGAGGCCACCAACGTGGTCACCGTGTTCCAAAACGGCATGCCGGATCGCGCCGTGGCCTACCTGCGCAGCGGCGAGCAGGTCCCCATCCCGATCCAGCGTGGGCGCGTGTCCCAGTTGCCGGTGCCGGCGGCGGAGATCGCGTTCATCGACCGCTGGTTGCCGTCGCAAGCGGTGAGCAGGTACACGCTCATCGATACCCCGGGTACAGCAACGCTGACAGCGGAAAATGAAGCCACAACGCGCGCCGCGCTTATCGACGGCTACGAGCAAACCCGTTCCGCCTCCGTCGACGCCGATGCTGCCGTGTTCCTGTTTGACTCTGCACCCCGCCGCGACGAGGTCGAGTTCATCCAGCAGCTCGGTTTCACACCCTTGAACACGCTGGGCGTGCTGTCGCGCGCGGACTCCTTCGGTGAGGGGGCCTTGGGCGACGAAGACCCGATCATGAAAGCCCACGAGCACGCTGCGCGCCTGTCCCAGCAGCTGGGCGGTTTCGTCTCCCGGGTCATGCCGGTTTCCGCCCTGTTGGCGCAAACAGTGGCGACGGGCGTGGTCAGTGAGTCCTTGACCCGTGAGATCGCCGCGGTGACATCGCAGTCGCGTTTGGAGCTTGTCTCCGCCCTCTACTCGAAAGGCAATAAGGGTTCCGGTGGACCCCGCAACATCGATGCCAGCTTCTCCGCCCACTCCCTTCAAGCGGCCCCGGACCCGAACCGGCACGCAGCGCACCGCATCGAGAACGTCGTCGACCTGATTGGTGAGTACGGCCTGTTCCGCGGCCACGAGGAAGCCGTCAAGGGCGGCGCGGCGTTCAATGACTGGCTGATCCGCGCCTCTGGCATCGGTGCGATCCGCGAGGCGCTGGAGCGCGACCTGTCCTGGTACGCCTACCTGCACCGCGCTGGTGAGATCCTCACTGACCTTGAGGGGCTGGTCTACCGCCACCCGGCCTTCACCGAGCCGATCCGACACACGCTGCACACCCTGCGCAACCACCCCGTTGCCATCCCGGCGAAGTTGTTGATCACGCTGAAGTCGCTGCTGGCAGCGCATGCTTCCGAGGAGTTCATCCACGAAGCCGCGCGGCTCGCCCATGCTGGTCCGCCGCCGACGCGCTTGGACCTGCCGCCGAACGCGAACCCGTGGACGGTTCTGGACCGCATCCGCGAGCGTCGTTCCCAAATGCAGATGCTCTCCTTCGGGCTGCTCGACCCTTCGGAGGAAGAAGCGATGGTCGTGTTTAACCAGGCCTACGACCAGATGGAGCGCGACACCCAGGCGCTGACCTAA
- a CDS encoding DUF3800 domain-containing protein: MLIAYIDEFGHQGPYISHDHAKYNTHPCFGYAGYILPAENVREMSGYFKYVKEQLLAVEIELSGVPSDQWEKKGSALLTTRNIKRYGDELAPALSRIYRKLGKLGGHLFFYGQQKPVGPVSKTREESQDRENHCLIQAINRLGSLASDEEELILVVMDATETDNRERAVATLSATIYSRSNKSNRSIVETPLQTESHLYNTVQLADWTCALLGRLTDYHFAEESQFAWSVDLGREIFKLSHPTDNSVVWSNSPTKDSTCFPNQLTKATRFWEVEQRREAEQERKRLRNDGMFQRLIDAGSPDLQEKLYKIRSGEPC, from the coding sequence ATGCTTATCGCTTATATTGACGAGTTTGGACACCAAGGTCCGTACATCTCTCACGACCACGCGAAATACAACACGCATCCGTGTTTCGGTTACGCAGGTTACATCTTGCCTGCTGAGAACGTTCGCGAGATGAGTGGCTATTTCAAGTACGTTAAAGAGCAGCTACTCGCTGTGGAGATCGAACTATCCGGAGTGCCGTCAGACCAGTGGGAAAAGAAAGGTTCTGCATTACTCACGACGCGAAACATTAAGCGCTACGGGGACGAACTAGCCCCGGCGCTCTCCCGTATCTACCGGAAGCTGGGAAAGTTGGGCGGACATCTCTTCTTCTACGGACAGCAGAAACCCGTTGGTCCAGTGAGTAAAACAAGAGAGGAATCCCAGGACAGGGAGAACCATTGTCTTATTCAAGCCATCAACAGGCTCGGATCCCTTGCCTCAGACGAGGAAGAGCTAATACTCGTAGTTATGGATGCTACGGAAACTGACAACCGTGAACGCGCAGTGGCCACTCTGAGCGCCACGATTTACTCGCGCAGTAACAAGTCGAATCGCAGCATCGTCGAAACTCCATTACAGACCGAGAGCCATCTTTACAACACCGTTCAGCTAGCTGACTGGACTTGCGCTCTTTTGGGGAGGTTGACGGACTACCACTTCGCGGAGGAGTCCCAGTTCGCTTGGTCAGTAGATCTAGGACGAGAGATTTTTAAGCTCTCGCATCCGACCGATAATTCTGTTGTATGGTCCAATTCTCCGACGAAGGATTCTACTTGTTTTCCAAATCAGCTCACCAAGGCTACTAGGTTCTGGGAGGTAGAGCAGCGACGTGAAGCGGAGCAGGAAAGGAAGCGCTTACGAAATGATGGAATGTTCCAACGCTTGATCGATGCGGGTTCACCAGACCTTCAGGAGAAACTCTACAAAATCCGTAGCGGCGAACCTTGCTAA
- a CDS encoding alkaline phosphatase family protein translates to MLIPSNEHQGTNDVGPGAHRPILIIGLDGTRWDLVQRDGVGNVLPRLAEEGRFSTITMEVPTISGPGWASLLTGASHAEHGIVDNTMVGSHHWAYPDVLSLAFHRDTTTRTFAAAGWPVLIDPAGLGPILHPRDDQQKAGLHRIVARDGETHGYIATDAECVAYAHAALRGPAFDMGFVYCCDVDDAGHVYGAVSDEYADAIRRVDAHVQTLTEDIQFRYDTFGEDWLVVITTDHGHVDEGGHGGDSPEERASWAIAWAPSGALPDWPEELKPTQLTPLILEARYG, encoded by the coding sequence ATGCTGATCCCAAGCAACGAGCATCAGGGCACGAACGATGTCGGCCCGGGTGCGCACCGGCCCATCTTGATCATTGGTCTCGATGGGACCCGGTGGGACCTCGTCCAGCGTGACGGCGTCGGTAACGTTCTTCCCCGCCTGGCCGAGGAAGGCCGCTTCTCCACCATCACGATGGAAGTGCCGACCATCTCTGGGCCGGGGTGGGCCTCCCTGTTGACGGGAGCCTCGCACGCCGAGCACGGGATTGTGGACAACACCATGGTGGGAAGCCACCATTGGGCCTACCCCGACGTTCTCTCTTTGGCGTTCCACCGGGACACCACCACCCGCACGTTTGCGGCGGCTGGTTGGCCGGTGCTGATCGATCCGGCGGGGCTGGGACCGATTCTCCACCCGCGGGACGATCAGCAGAAGGCGGGCCTGCACCGCATCGTCGCACGCGACGGAGAAACCCATGGCTACATTGCTACCGACGCTGAATGCGTGGCCTACGCCCACGCAGCACTGCGGGGGCCGGCATTCGACATGGGGTTCGTATACTGCTGCGACGTGGACGACGCCGGCCACGTCTACGGCGCAGTGTCGGATGAGTACGCCGACGCGATCCGACGGGTGGATGCGCATGTCCAGACCCTGACGGAGGACATTCAGTTCCGCTACGACACCTTCGGTGAAGACTGGCTCGTGGTGATTACCACGGACCACGGTCACGTGGACGAGGGCGGCCACGGAGGCGACTCCCCCGAAGAACGCGCCTCCTGGGCCATCGCTTGGGCCCCGAGCGGGGCCCTGCCAGATTGGCCGGAGGAACTAAAGCCTACCCAGCTCACACCCTTGATTCTCGAGGCCCGATACGGGTAA
- a CDS encoding ABC transporter ATP-binding protein, with product MAEPFVILKDLVKSYGEKTVLRNFNMSIGEGEMVALLGPSGCGKSTSLKILAGLEQADSGEVIINGREVSGLPTRKRNLGIVFQAYSLFPHMDAVENVAYGLKIRGVDAGARRKRAEELVELVGLNEHAAKYPGQMSGGQQQRVALARALAVEPEVLLLDEPLSALDAKVRVQLRDEIRRIQLQEGIATLMVTHDQEEALVMADRIGVMNEGVIAQIGTPAEIYRHPESPFISSFVGITNRIPGVVRNGRLNVMDVEMDIVNKDMPASDGDIMIALLRPEEFELRHDEQGRFTVQDIQLRGIFSAVMLDHDDYPGQVRVDVSTTKADQIAPGQRVKLDLVRSEAVIDTPTEEELTVAQELYAKRPLGTYPTLQAGQPHE from the coding sequence ATGGCTGAGCCCTTTGTGATCCTCAAGGATCTAGTCAAGTCCTACGGTGAAAAAACCGTCCTGCGTAACTTCAACATGTCCATCGGCGAGGGCGAGATGGTCGCTCTCCTCGGCCCCTCCGGTTGCGGTAAGTCCACCTCGCTGAAGATCCTCGCCGGTCTTGAGCAAGCAGATTCCGGTGAGGTCATCATCAACGGCCGCGAGGTGTCGGGCCTACCTACCCGCAAGCGCAACCTGGGCATCGTGTTCCAGGCGTACTCCCTGTTCCCGCACATGGATGCGGTGGAGAACGTCGCATACGGCCTGAAGATCCGTGGCGTTGATGCGGGAGCTCGCCGTAAGCGCGCGGAAGAGCTCGTTGAGCTCGTCGGCCTGAATGAGCACGCCGCGAAGTACCCGGGACAGATGTCGGGTGGTCAGCAGCAGCGTGTCGCGCTCGCTCGCGCTCTCGCGGTGGAGCCGGAGGTGTTGCTTCTCGACGAGCCGCTGTCCGCCCTCGACGCCAAGGTCCGTGTGCAGCTGCGCGACGAGATCCGCCGCATTCAGCTGCAAGAGGGCATCGCTACCCTCATGGTGACCCACGACCAGGAGGAAGCTCTGGTCATGGCGGACCGCATCGGTGTCATGAATGAGGGTGTGATCGCCCAGATCGGTACCCCGGCCGAGATTTACCGCCACCCGGAGTCCCCGTTCATTTCTTCCTTCGTCGGCATTACCAACCGTATCCCCGGCGTGGTGCGCAACGGCCGGCTCAACGTGATGGATGTCGAGATGGACATTGTGAACAAGGACATGCCCGCCTCCGACGGCGACATCATGATCGCGCTTCTCCGCCCGGAGGAGTTCGAGCTGCGTCACGACGAGCAGGGCCGTTTCACCGTCCAGGACATTCAGCTCCGTGGCATCTTCTCCGCCGTGATGCTCGACCACGACGACTACCCGGGCCAGGTGCGTGTCGACGTCTCCACCACGAAGGCCGACCAGATCGCCCCGGGCCAGCGAGTGAAGCTGGACTTAGTCCGTTCCGAGGCCGTGATCGACACCCCAACCGAGGAGGAGCTGACCGTCGCCCAGGAGCTGTACGCGAAGCGTCCGCTGGGCACCTACCCGACGCTCCAAGCAGGTCAGCCGCACGAGTAA